One part of the Halopenitus persicus genome encodes these proteins:
- a CDS encoding biotin transporter BioY, which yields MSTATESVDLVGHESTRNLARAALFAALVGAFAYVSFPVPLSPAPVTLQVLGVFLAGVLLGPVWGPAALGIYLAAGALGAPVFSGGAGGLGHLVGATAGYLWSYPVAAGVVGLAVHRGTTLRDLETVGVPTLVGGLIAGTVVIYAVGVTGLALVLGLDPVEAVVQGALVFLPAEAAKIAAAVGVVRSDSLAAA from the coding sequence ATGTCAACCGCCACGGAGTCGGTCGACCTCGTCGGTCACGAATCGACACGAAACCTCGCCCGCGCGGCGCTGTTTGCGGCGCTCGTCGGTGCGTTCGCGTACGTCTCGTTCCCCGTCCCGCTCTCCCCCGCGCCGGTCACGCTGCAGGTCCTCGGCGTCTTTCTCGCCGGGGTGCTGCTCGGCCCGGTCTGGGGTCCGGCGGCGCTTGGAATCTACCTGGCTGCCGGTGCCCTCGGCGCGCCGGTCTTCTCCGGCGGCGCGGGCGGGCTGGGCCATCTCGTCGGCGCGACCGCCGGCTACCTCTGGTCGTATCCGGTCGCGGCCGGCGTCGTCGGCCTCGCCGTCCACCGCGGAACCACGCTTCGGGACCTCGAGACGGTCGGCGTTCCGACGCTGGTCGGCGGGCTGATCGCCGGGACGGTCGTCATCTACGCGGTCGGCGTGACCGGGCTCGCGCTCGTGCTCGGGCTCGACCCCGTCGAGGCGGTCGTGCAGGGCGCGCTCGTCTTCCTCCCGGCCGAGGCCGCCAAGATCGCGGCCGCGGTGGGGGTCGTGCGTTCGGACTCCCTGGCCGCGGCATGA
- a CDS encoding energy-coupling factor ABC transporter ATP-binding protein produces MIAVDAVTLDRGGVRALDDVSLTIPDGECTILAGANGAGKTTLVRTFNGLVTPDSGTVRVNGTPVEADPLAARRAIGMVFQHPRDQIVAATVAADVAFGPENLGLDRETIEDRVDDALEAVGLSDRRDGRVDELSGGQRQRLAIAGALAMHPSHLVLDEPFTGLDAAARRSVRSRLAALHEEGTSVVIVTHDPRSVRDLADRIVVLADGDIAAVENGDVDIGSSLHVDPE; encoded by the coding sequence ATGATAGCGGTCGACGCGGTGACGCTCGACCGCGGCGGCGTTCGCGCCCTCGATGACGTCTCGCTGACGATTCCGGACGGCGAGTGTACCATCCTCGCCGGCGCGAACGGCGCCGGCAAGACGACGCTCGTTCGGACGTTCAACGGACTGGTCACGCCGGATTCGGGTACCGTTCGCGTGAACGGGACTCCCGTCGAGGCGGATCCGCTGGCCGCCAGACGCGCGATCGGGATGGTGTTTCAACACCCGCGTGACCAGATCGTCGCCGCGACGGTCGCCGCGGACGTCGCCTTCGGTCCGGAGAACCTCGGTCTCGACCGCGAGACCATCGAGGATCGGGTCGACGACGCCCTCGAAGCGGTCGGGCTCTCGGACCGGCGGGACGGCCGCGTGGATGAGCTGTCGGGCGGGCAGCGTCAACGGCTCGCGATCGCGGGTGCGCTCGCGATGCATCCGTCCCATCTCGTGCTCGACGAGCCGTTCACCGGCCTCGACGCCGCCGCCCGTCGGTCGGTCCGATCCCGCCTCGCGGCCCTCCACGAGGAGGGGACGAGCGTGGTCATCGTCACCCACGACCCGCGATCGGTCCGCGATCTCGCGGACCGGATCGTGGTCCTCGCAGACGGCGATATCGCGGCCGTCGAGAACGGGGACGTCGACATCGGCTCGTCGCTCCACGTCGATCCCGAATGA
- a CDS encoding energy-coupling factor transporter transmembrane component T family protein → MTVAYVPDDSRFHRLDPRSKLFLQVAFAAAAYAYTTPQGLAVLSALAVGCVWAAGGTVREVAWGYRWSAPFLLVAPVVAGITVGPPWIRTADALTTGLASYRVGIVLLVAGSFVRSTPVRESRAALQWLVPGRPGRVLGVGVALVFRFLPLLRHDLASTHAAVHARCGAERPVHHRMRIVAVAGIARALGRADRLATALTARCFAWNPTLPPLRFSRADVPVVLLATGLFIAAIVAVA, encoded by the coding sequence ATGACGGTCGCGTACGTTCCGGACGACTCCCGCTTTCACCGACTCGATCCGCGGTCGAAGCTGTTCCTGCAGGTCGCCTTCGCGGCGGCCGCGTACGCGTACACCACGCCGCAGGGGTTGGCGGTCCTCTCCGCTCTCGCCGTGGGCTGCGTGTGGGCCGCCGGCGGAACCGTCCGGGAAGTTGCGTGGGGCTACCGCTGGAGCGCCCCGTTCCTTCTCGTGGCGCCCGTCGTCGCGGGGATCACCGTCGGGCCGCCCTGGATCCGGACCGCGGACGCGTTGACGACCGGGCTTGCCAGCTACCGGGTCGGGATCGTGTTGCTCGTCGCGGGCTCGTTCGTCCGGTCGACACCGGTCCGGGAGTCGCGGGCGGCCCTGCAATGGTTGGTTCCCGGACGGCCGGGTCGGGTCCTCGGCGTCGGCGTCGCACTCGTCTTCCGGTTTCTGCCGCTGCTTCGTCACGACCTCGCGAGCACGCACGCGGCGGTCCACGCGCGGTGCGGCGCGGAGCGGCCGGTCCATCACCGGATGCGGATCGTGGCGGTCGCCGGGATCGCTCGCGCGCTCGGGCGGGCGGACCGTCTCGCGACCGCGCTGACGGCGCGGTGTTTCGCGTGGAACCCGACGCTTCCCCCGCTTCGGTTCTCGCGGGCCGACGTCCCGGTGGTGCTGCTCGCGACGGGGCTGTTCATCGCCGCGATCGTCGCGGTCGCGTGA
- a CDS encoding (Fe-S)-binding protein — MLPLQATRETFWTISPTGKAVFYVLATVAILVLAYGVYARFARYAAGREASVDRLSDLPERIVAATRIVATNRKQFDRDRYAGVMHTFVLWGFLVLLMATTILFIDMDLYGPLTGNSFWTGEFYLAYQFVVDAFGLLFVVGVGMALWRRYWTHNARLWGKHTSLEDDAFVWSLFLLGIGGFLAEAVAIIGQPDRATESVSFIGLTMATGLETAGLTPDLAAAIYPVIWWQHALLALAFVAWIPYAKPFHMLSSFANVVARDENAGARLPNVPADLDHTNAESLDDFTWKELLDQDACTKCGRCSSVCPANASGRNLDPRDVILDLKAYRESVADDPVVGRSPDAVPPRADELDGGAVADGGSATAETVPIVAEEGGVIAAESMESCMSCMACMDACPVDIEHLTSFTRLNRQLTDEGALDSNLQDVFQDVMSTGNTFGDSPDARGDWTEDLAFEVDDARETEVEYLWYVGDYPSYDDRNKKVARALAKLFEQAGVEFGILFDDEKYDGNDVRRIGEEFLYLELAGHHVETFEDCEFETIVCTDPHSYNTMKNEYPELDFEEFADDPMMPFEYDERWNADGEIDVKHWTQVVEELVTDGRLGLSGNELDYTVTYHDPCHLGRYNDEYEAPRELIRATGADLREMPRSRSDSFCCGGGGGGLWMEHDEETKPSEERLREALEDTDAGAAVEKFVVACPMCTTMFEDGRKTGNFEDDIEVVDVAELLIEALETAGKLPDASSDEVSAGDGAADGGPAAAD; from the coding sequence ATGCTACCGCTGCAGGCGACTCGCGAGACGTTCTGGACGATCTCACCGACGGGTAAAGCCGTCTTCTACGTACTGGCGACCGTTGCGATCCTCGTGCTCGCGTACGGGGTCTACGCGCGCTTCGCCCGGTACGCCGCCGGGCGCGAGGCCTCGGTGGACCGGCTCTCGGACCTCCCCGAACGGATCGTGGCGGCGACGCGGATCGTGGCGACCAACCGCAAGCAGTTCGACCGCGACCGCTATGCCGGGGTGATGCACACCTTCGTCCTCTGGGGCTTTCTCGTCCTGCTGATGGCGACGACCATCCTCTTCATCGACATGGACCTGTACGGTCCGCTCACCGGCAACTCCTTCTGGACCGGCGAGTTCTACCTCGCCTACCAGTTCGTCGTCGATGCGTTCGGACTCCTGTTCGTCGTCGGCGTCGGGATGGCCCTGTGGCGGCGCTACTGGACGCACAACGCGCGGCTGTGGGGCAAGCACACCTCCCTGGAGGACGACGCCTTCGTCTGGTCGCTGTTCCTGCTCGGGATCGGCGGCTTCCTCGCGGAGGCGGTCGCGATCATCGGCCAGCCCGACCGAGCGACCGAGTCGGTCAGCTTCATCGGCCTCACGATGGCGACCGGGCTCGAGACGGCCGGCCTCACGCCCGATCTGGCGGCCGCGATCTATCCGGTCATCTGGTGGCAACACGCGCTGCTCGCGCTCGCGTTCGTCGCGTGGATCCCCTACGCCAAGCCGTTCCATATGCTCTCCTCGTTCGCGAACGTGGTGGCCCGCGACGAGAACGCCGGCGCCCGTCTCCCGAACGTCCCCGCGGACCTCGACCACACGAACGCCGAATCGCTCGACGACTTCACCTGGAAGGAGCTGCTCGACCAGGACGCCTGCACGAAGTGCGGCCGGTGTTCCTCCGTCTGTCCCGCGAACGCGTCCGGACGCAACCTCGATCCCCGCGACGTGATCCTCGATCTGAAGGCGTACCGCGAATCCGTCGCGGACGACCCCGTCGTCGGCCGGTCGCCGGACGCGGTCCCGCCCCGGGCCGACGAGCTCGACGGCGGCGCGGTCGCCGACGGCGGCAGCGCGACCGCGGAAACGGTCCCGATCGTCGCCGAGGAGGGCGGCGTGATCGCCGCGGAGTCGATGGAGTCGTGTATGTCCTGTATGGCCTGTATGGACGCCTGTCCCGTCGACATCGAGCATCTCACCTCGTTCACCCGGCTCAACCGCCAGCTCACCGACGAGGGGGCGCTCGACTCGAACCTCCAGGACGTCTTCCAGGACGTGATGAGCACGGGCAACACCTTCGGCGACTCCCCGGACGCCCGCGGCGACTGGACCGAGGACCTCGCGTTCGAGGTCGACGACGCCCGCGAGACCGAGGTGGAGTATCTCTGGTACGTCGGCGACTACCCGAGCTACGACGACCGCAACAAGAAGGTCGCCCGCGCGCTCGCGAAGCTGTTCGAGCAGGCCGGCGTCGAGTTCGGGATCCTCTTCGACGACGAGAAGTACGACGGCAACGACGTCCGCCGGATCGGCGAGGAGTTCCTCTACCTCGAGCTGGCCGGCCACCACGTCGAGACGTTCGAGGACTGCGAGTTCGAGACGATCGTCTGTACGGACCCGCACTCGTACAACACGATGAAAAACGAGTATCCCGAGCTCGACTTCGAGGAGTTCGCGGACGACCCGATGATGCCCTTCGAGTACGACGAACGGTGGAACGCCGACGGCGAGATCGACGTGAAACACTGGACGCAGGTCGTCGAGGAGCTCGTCACCGACGGCCGCCTCGGGCTCTCGGGTAACGAGCTCGACTACACGGTGACCTACCACGACCCGTGTCACCTCGGCCGGTACAACGACGAGTACGAGGCCCCCCGCGAGCTGATCCGCGCCACCGGCGCCGACCTGCGGGAGATGCCGCGCTCTCGGTCGGACTCGTTCTGCTGTGGCGGCGGCGGGGGCGGACTCTGGATGGAACACGACGAGGAGACGAAGCCGAGCGAGGAGCGGCTCCGCGAGGCGCTCGAGGACACCGACGCCGGCGCCGCCGTCGAGAAGTTCGTCGTCGCCTGTCCGATGTGTACCACGATGTTCGAGGACGGCCGCAAGACCGGCAACTTCGAGGACGACATCGAGGTCGTCGACGTCGCGGAACTCCTGATCGAGGCCCTCGAGACCGCGGGAAAACTTCCCGACGCGTCCTCGGATGAAGTCTCGGCCGGCGACGGGGCCGCCGACGGCGGTCCGGCCGCCGCGGACTGA
- a CDS encoding threonine aldolase family protein, whose protein sequence is MEPKPDLDVDLRSDTVTRPSAAMREAAATAEVGDDVYRGDPTVNELEGRVAEQLGTEAALYVPSGTMGNQIAVQVHTNPGDEVLLEAESHIYRWELGGAAALSGVQTRAIDAGERGVPTPERIETGLIDRDLHRPGTGLLALENTHNYRGGRAIPKARIDDAAAVARDHDVPVHVDGARLFNAAVALDTPASDLVETVDSVMVCLSKGLGAPVGSVLAGTAPFIEEARRVRKLFGGGMRQAGLIAAPGLCALENVDRLADDHANATRLARGLDDLEGLAAADPETNIVVVDVSGTGYTAATFLEACTDAGIGGVEFDEHTVRFTTHLDVDREAIDAAIDRIAAIVEGS, encoded by the coding sequence ATGGAACCGAAACCGGATCTCGACGTCGACCTCCGGTCGGACACGGTGACGCGTCCCTCCGCGGCGATGCGTGAAGCGGCCGCGACCGCCGAGGTCGGGGACGACGTCTATCGCGGGGACCCGACGGTGAACGAGCTCGAGGGCCGCGTCGCCGAGCAGCTCGGAACGGAGGCGGCCCTCTACGTTCCATCGGGGACGATGGGCAACCAGATCGCCGTCCAGGTTCACACGAACCCGGGCGACGAGGTGCTGCTCGAGGCGGAGTCACACATCTACCGGTGGGAGCTGGGCGGCGCGGCGGCACTCTCGGGCGTCCAGACCCGGGCGATCGACGCCGGGGAACGGGGCGTTCCGACGCCGGAACGGATCGAGACGGGGCTCATCGACCGCGACCTCCACCGTCCCGGAACCGGTCTGCTCGCGCTCGAGAACACGCACAACTACCGCGGCGGCAGGGCGATCCCGAAGGCACGGATCGACGACGCGGCGGCGGTCGCCCGCGACCACGACGTTCCCGTCCACGTCGACGGCGCACGGCTGTTCAACGCGGCGGTCGCGCTCGATACGCCCGCGTCCGATCTGGTGGAGACCGTCGACAGCGTGATGGTCTGTCTCTCGAAGGGGCTCGGCGCGCCGGTCGGTTCCGTGCTCGCCGGGACGGCGCCGTTCATCGAGGAGGCACGCCGCGTCCGAAAGCTGTTCGGCGGCGGGATGCGCCAGGCCGGGCTGATCGCCGCCCCCGGGCTGTGCGCGCTGGAGAACGTCGACCGGCTGGCTGACGACCACGCGAACGCGACCCGGCTGGCACGCGGGCTCGACGACCTCGAGGGACTGGCGGCGGCCGATCCGGAGACGAACATCGTGGTCGTCGACGTATCGGGGACGGGATACACCGCCGCGACCTTCCTCGAAGCGTGCACGGACGCGGGGATCGGCGGCGTCGAGTTCGACGAACACACGGTTCGATTCACGACGCACCTCGACGTCGACCGCGAGGCCATCGACGCCGCGATCGACCGGATCGCAGCGATCGTCGAAGGATCGTGA
- a CDS encoding thiol-disulfide oxidoreductase DCC family protein, with protein MATPRLVYDDDCGFCKWCVRIALRHGEFEPVGFGDLSPDQRARLPAEFESCMHLLTDEAVYSCGEALERVVARFGPGWRRAMNAARRLPCWRRIRERGYRFVADRRAIWGRVRSCSDVE; from the coding sequence ATGGCGACGCCACGCCTGGTCTACGACGACGACTGCGGGTTCTGTAAGTGGTGCGTCCGGATCGCGTTGCGCCACGGCGAGTTCGAGCCGGTCGGGTTCGGGGATCTCTCGCCCGACCAGCGAGCCCGGCTCCCGGCGGAGTTCGAGTCCTGTATGCACCTCCTGACCGACGAGGCCGTCTACTCCTGCGGCGAGGCGCTCGAGCGCGTGGTCGCCCGGTTCGGCCCGGGCTGGCGGCGCGCCATGAACGCGGCACGCCGGCTCCCGTGCTGGCGGCGGATCCGCGAGCGCGGGTACCGGTTCGTCGCCGACCGGCGCGCGATCTGGGGCCGTGTCCGGTCGTGCTCGGACGTCGAGTGA
- a CDS encoding queuosine precursor transporter, with the protein MRNSGSSSGVAGTTVDPTSTAAIGQVGLLALFVTALVTAQLTAAKILAIPLPVTLPVVGPEIALPGAALAYALTFFASDCYAELYGRRAAQVMVNVAFAMNFVVLALVWSTIAAPADDPEFAATFAAALAPATNIVAGSLLAYLVSQNWDVIVFHALRDRTDGAHLWLRNLASTATSQAIDTVIFVGVAFVFAPTVLGIGVTLPTAVVVSLILGQYLLKLLIAVVDTPFVYLVVRAVRG; encoded by the coding sequence ATGCGTAACTCGGGGTCGTCGTCCGGCGTGGCCGGCACGACCGTGGATCCGACCAGCACGGCGGCGATCGGACAGGTCGGCCTCCTGGCGCTGTTCGTGACCGCGCTCGTGACCGCACAGCTGACCGCCGCGAAGATCCTCGCGATCCCGCTGCCGGTCACGCTGCCGGTCGTGGGGCCGGAGATCGCGCTACCGGGCGCGGCGCTGGCGTACGCGCTCACGTTCTTCGCATCCGACTGTTACGCCGAGTTGTACGGGCGGCGGGCGGCGCAGGTGATGGTGAACGTCGCGTTCGCGATGAACTTCGTCGTGCTGGCGCTCGTCTGGTCGACGATCGCCGCCCCGGCGGACGACCCCGAGTTCGCGGCGACGTTCGCGGCGGCGCTTGCCCCCGCGACGAACATCGTGGCCGGCAGTCTGCTGGCGTATCTGGTGAGCCAGAACTGGGACGTGATCGTCTTCCACGCGCTCCGCGACCGGACCGACGGCGCCCACCTCTGGCTGCGCAACCTGGCCTCGACCGCGACGAGCCAGGCGATCGACACCGTGATCTTCGTCGGGGTGGCGTTCGTGTTCGCGCCGACGGTCCTCGGGATCGGGGTCACGCTGCCGACCGCGGTGGTCGTGTCCCTGATCCTCGGCCAGTACCTGCTGAAGCTGCTGATCGCGGTCGTCGACACGCCGTTCGTCTATCTCGTCGTCCGCGCGGTTCGCGGGTGA